The Cohnella abietis genome has a segment encoding these proteins:
- a CDS encoding alpha/beta fold hydrolase — MTINILERNNVKISGRGTRPIVFAHGFGCDQDMWRYIVPSFENDYRVILFDYVGSGGSQLDYYDAEKYNDLQGYAQDVLEIMETLELRNAIFVGHSVSSMIGLLASNRDPKYFERLVMLGPSPRYINDLPDYFGGFNREEIDELLTMMQMNFIGWASYLAPIAMQNSERRELSDELEKSFCSRDPHIARQFAEVTFMSDCRRDLDAVSVPSLILQCSDDSIAPIEVGNYLHAHLKDSTLKLMNAKGHYPQLSHPDETTDLIKSYLASH, encoded by the coding sequence ATGACGATCAACATTCTGGAACGCAATAATGTTAAAATATCCGGCAGAGGCACCCGGCCCATCGTATTCGCGCATGGATTCGGTTGCGACCAAGACATGTGGCGTTACATCGTCCCCAGCTTCGAGAACGACTATCGTGTCATTCTATTTGACTATGTTGGTTCCGGAGGATCACAGCTTGACTACTACGATGCGGAAAAATACAACGATCTACAAGGATATGCCCAAGACGTGCTCGAGATCATGGAGACGCTAGAATTAAGGAATGCGATATTCGTCGGCCATTCGGTCAGCAGTATGATTGGATTACTAGCTTCGAACCGCGATCCCAAATACTTCGAACGCCTTGTCATGCTTGGACCTTCTCCTCGCTATATTAACGATCTCCCTGACTACTTCGGGGGTTTCAATAGAGAAGAAATTGATGAATTACTCACAATGATGCAGATGAATTTCATCGGCTGGGCCAGCTATCTGGCACCCATTGCGATGCAGAACTCTGAGCGTCGGGAGCTATCGGACGAGCTGGAAAAAAGCTTCTGTTCCAGAGACCCTCATATCGCTAGGCAATTCGCAGAGGTCACCTTCATGTCCGATTGTCGCAGGGATCTCGATGCTGTGTCGGTTCCATCGCTTATTCTGCAATGCTCAGATGATAGCATCGCTCCAATTGAAGTGGGCAACTACTTGCATGCTCATCTGAAGGATAGCACACTGAAACTGATGAATGCCAAAGGCCATTACCCACAGCTCAGCCATCCCGATGAAACGACGGATTTAATCAAGAGCTATTTAGCCAGCCATTAA
- a CDS encoding ABC-F family ATP-binding cassette domain-containing protein → MSVIRLENVTKKYEDAMIFRDIYFRLSQGERVGLIGRNGAGKSTVFKLIMGKDEPTSGKVEIDPQVKIGYFSQFSEMRGSLSVQQELEMCFEQVALIERELQEVGEKLGTVTDDGEMDRLLTRQAELFEQMEHLDGWNVSVEINTVLTKLGFNERSRNQPIDELSGGWRNRAALAKMLIELPDVVLLDEPTNYLDIEGIAWLEQWLYRFKGAMILVSHDRQFIDKVVTRTIEIENYHFQEYEGNYTDYIRKKKMRKKELDRQFEWEEELLLMESEAIDSRASRKNSKDRLSRQLADNKKRIEPHPVNVLITDIYERLRFPDKLCEVKSIGQTYDDRKIFENISFDIQKEDRLVIAGPNGSGKSTLIKVLTGQEKPEAGEVVWEKGVSYAYFNRMWEELNPKDTVSHAVNTYGLGLDAPRKKVNKFLSMLQFSEADLSKFIGNLSGGQKARVALAKCLLSGAAVIILDEPTNHLDLTSIQVMEQALIHFPGAVITVSHDRFFIDKIGTKMLTFDPVTGISEQSL, encoded by the coding sequence ATGAGCGTAATTCGTTTGGAGAACGTCACTAAGAAATATGAAGATGCTATGATTTTTCGCGATATTTATTTTCGGCTTAGCCAAGGTGAGCGTGTTGGGCTAATTGGACGGAACGGCGCCGGTAAATCGACGGTGTTCAAGCTAATAATGGGCAAAGATGAGCCAACCTCGGGGAAAGTGGAAATAGATCCGCAGGTTAAAATAGGGTATTTCTCACAGTTCTCGGAAATGCGAGGAAGCCTGTCCGTTCAGCAAGAGCTAGAAATGTGCTTTGAGCAGGTTGCTCTTATTGAACGGGAGCTACAGGAGGTTGGGGAAAAGCTTGGTACGGTTACCGATGACGGCGAAATGGATAGGCTGCTCACGAGACAGGCGGAGCTATTCGAACAGATGGAGCATTTGGACGGTTGGAATGTATCCGTTGAGATTAATACAGTGCTTACGAAGCTTGGCTTCAACGAAAGGTCACGCAATCAACCGATAGACGAGCTGTCGGGAGGCTGGAGAAACCGTGCTGCTCTTGCGAAAATGCTGATCGAGCTCCCAGATGTCGTCTTGCTCGATGAACCGACGAACTACTTGGATATCGAAGGTATAGCGTGGTTGGAGCAGTGGCTGTATCGGTTCAAGGGTGCGATGATTCTGGTGTCACATGACCGGCAATTCATCGACAAAGTGGTCACGCGGACGATTGAGATTGAGAATTATCATTTTCAGGAGTACGAAGGGAACTACACCGATTACATCCGCAAGAAGAAGATGCGCAAGAAGGAGCTGGACCGCCAGTTCGAGTGGGAGGAGGAGCTTCTCCTCATGGAGTCCGAAGCGATAGATAGCCGCGCAAGCAGGAAAAACTCTAAGGATCGGCTGTCCCGTCAATTGGCTGATAACAAGAAGCGTATTGAGCCGCACCCTGTAAACGTGCTGATCACCGACATTTACGAGAGACTGCGTTTTCCGGATAAGCTGTGTGAAGTTAAGAGTATCGGGCAGACCTATGACGATCGGAAAATTTTCGAGAATATTAGCTTCGATATTCAGAAGGAAGATCGTTTGGTCATTGCGGGTCCGAACGGAAGCGGGAAATCGACGCTCATTAAGGTGCTAACGGGACAGGAGAAGCCTGAAGCCGGTGAGGTAGTCTGGGAGAAGGGCGTTAGCTACGCGTATTTCAACCGAATGTGGGAGGAGCTTAATCCTAAGGATACCGTTAGCCATGCGGTAAATACTTACGGATTGGGCTTGGACGCTCCGCGGAAAAAGGTAAACAAATTCCTATCGATGCTGCAATTTTCGGAGGCGGATTTAAGCAAGTTTATCGGGAATCTGTCCGGTGGGCAGAAGGCCCGGGTTGCGCTCGCTAAATGTCTTCTTTCAGGCGCTGCCGTCATCATATTGGATGAGCCGACTAACCATCTGGATCTCACCAGTATTCAAGTTATGGAGCAGGCGCTGATTCATTTTCCGGGGGCAGTCATTACAGTTAGCCATGATCGTTTCTTCATCGACAAGATCGGGACGAAAATGCTGACCTTTGACCCGGTAACGGGGATAAGCGAGCAGAGTCTGTAG
- a CDS encoding cupin domain-containing protein encodes MGNIYNINNVPSEFMSDFLGKASTLYLGNAAGSEKIYVNVDKIQPGSKSAKYHSHSKQEEFFLILSGSGTLRKNGEEYQVSQGDFVAKPAGKGNTHQFINTGSDVLEILDIGTIEKGDVVHYPDENMYYLRDQNLMFNGQDAVSDWDTEPNK; translated from the coding sequence TTGGGAAATATCTATAATATCAACAATGTTCCGAGTGAGTTTATGAGTGATTTTCTTGGGAAAGCAAGCACACTGTATTTGGGAAACGCTGCTGGAAGTGAGAAGATATACGTCAACGTCGATAAAATTCAGCCTGGTTCGAAGAGCGCAAAGTATCATAGCCATTCCAAACAAGAGGAATTTTTCTTAATACTTAGCGGAAGTGGAACATTGAGAAAGAATGGGGAAGAGTATCAGGTTTCTCAAGGTGATTTCGTAGCCAAGCCAGCAGGGAAAGGGAACACACATCAATTTATTAATACAGGTAGTGATGTGCTCGAAATATTGGATATTGGCACGATTGAGAAGGGGGATGTTGTTCATTATCCGGACGAGAATATGTACTATTTAAGAGATCAAAATCTCATGTTCAATGGACAAGATGCTGTAAGCGACTGGGACACAGAGCCTAACAAATAA
- a CDS encoding NAD(P)-dependent alcohol dehydrogenase — MKAIICARYGTPDVLQFEEVATPTPKDNEVRIKVYAGVVTPSDCSFRKANPFMIRFIYGLTKPKYSILGVELAGEIESVGKDVKSFKKGDQIYGVSPKSFGAYAEYKCLSESDTLAIKPVNMTYEEAVSVCDGALTALIFLRDKAKVQRGQKVLINGASGAVGAYAVQLAKYYGTEVTGVCSASNVELVKSLGADKVIDYTKEDFTRNDQSYDVIFDAIGKSSFSRCKGALKKSGVYLTTVPALGTMLQVLWTSKIGSKKAMFTAAGLRQNKENLVFLTELAEAGKIKSVIDRLYPLEQMAEAHKYVEKGHKKGNVVVTMGHHDS, encoded by the coding sequence ATGAAAGCAATAATATGCGCTAGATACGGAACACCAGATGTTCTTCAATTCGAAGAGGTTGCAACACCTACTCCCAAGGACAATGAGGTGCGGATCAAAGTATATGCGGGGGTCGTAACTCCATCGGACTGTTCGTTTAGAAAGGCGAATCCCTTTATGATCCGATTTATATATGGTCTCACTAAACCCAAATATTCAATATTAGGGGTTGAGCTAGCCGGAGAAATCGAATCCGTGGGTAAAGATGTGAAATCATTCAAAAAGGGGGATCAGATTTATGGTGTAAGTCCCAAAAGCTTCGGTGCTTATGCCGAGTACAAATGTCTGTCCGAAAGCGACACTCTCGCTATCAAACCGGTCAATATGACCTATGAAGAAGCAGTCAGCGTCTGTGACGGAGCATTAACGGCTTTGATTTTCCTGAGAGATAAGGCGAAGGTTCAGCGGGGACAAAAAGTTCTTATCAATGGCGCTTCTGGAGCGGTAGGAGCTTATGCTGTACAGCTTGCTAAATATTATGGTACGGAAGTGACCGGAGTATGTAGTGCCTCGAATGTGGAATTAGTGAAATCACTGGGAGCGGATAAGGTAATTGACTATACCAAAGAGGACTTTACTCGTAATGACCAGTCCTACGACGTTATTTTCGATGCGATCGGTAAAAGTTCATTTTCACGGTGTAAGGGCGCGCTAAAGAAAAGTGGTGTCTATCTCACAACAGTCCCAGCACTAGGAACGATGCTTCAAGTATTATGGACTTCAAAGATCGGTAGTAAAAAGGCCATGTTTACTGCTGCGGGATTGAGGCAGAACAAAGAAAATCTGGTCTTCCTAACGGAGCTTGCTGAGGCAGGAAAGATAAAGTCCGTCATCGATAGACTCTATCCGTTGGAACAGATGGCCGAAGCCCATAAGTATGTTGAAAAGGGACACAAAAAGGGAAATGTGGTCGTCACAATGGGGCATCATGATTCCTAA
- a CDS encoding helix-turn-helix transcriptional regulator, producing MGKILISNHIRKLRFNHDEMTQQQLAEKAGVTRQTIVALEQGKYSPSLELAFRIALVFNLSLDEIFFIENKEEII from the coding sequence ATGGGTAAAATACTGATTAGCAATCATATTCGGAAACTACGCTTCAACCATGATGAAATGACCCAGCAACAACTGGCTGAAAAAGCCGGAGTAACAAGGCAAACGATCGTAGCTCTTGAACAAGGAAAGTACTCCCCATCTCTCGAATTGGCTTTTCGCATTGCTCTCGTCTTCAACTTGTCGTTGGATGAAATTTTCTTCATCGAGAATAAGGAGGAAATCATATGA
- a CDS encoding phosphodiester glycosidase family protein has product MIRNLQRKFALLLSTLLMLSVFFPFGQAFADSSGSYGQILDKRSSEIGPGATYNWYNLKDSNGLQKIETIEFDPANPALQLQPGLKSNGKVYGMTGVTKMANNADKPGNKVIAGINGDFYDLANGVPLGFFMGDGRILISPPSDWNAFAVKADGTTMYGPSPTLTRTVKINGQTKSITDINRTRGTNSLNLYTFDYNSSTATSDLGDEVVLNIVSGDMRSGQTLALEVASVKKGKGDTPLVAGQVVLSAAGTSRSFLDALKPGDQVTISLQLSSSWNDVIMSIGGSTMLVIDGVVPAIADPTVAPRTAIGTKADGKVILFEVDGRQPGFSEGVTLQQLGQLMKDMGAVTAMNLDGGGSSTMVVRPAGEIMRKIMNSPSDGGERSTSNGILLVNKAAEGPATKLVVTPNLERVLTGTTSVLFLSLGVDNNIHPATSTGTPVWSADPAIGTIDSTTGRLTAGNLPGIGAISVTANGISGTAQVEVVDHLTELQFPDKLKTFSPGKSEKLKVAALKEGQVIQADNSLLQWSADPSIGTIDSNGVFTATTGTEKTGKITVAYKGVSASLDVNVGIPPVILEDFEKGLDRYKITSGAQYVKSIASIETENEDFIRFGKGSLKLDYDFTGTPGTSGSYLQTSSTANNIEIQGYPEKISMWVYGDGKKHWLRSQIRDAKGAIALDFVDQTTGINFTGWKYLEAAVPKGRELPLTMDMPVRYMETSAAKKDAGTIYIDQIRALYGPANDDMDPPIIRNITPAEGAIITKNQPEISVIAEDFGYDKSKHPGTTLIDPDKIRMYIDGSQVHPTLYPPEGRIFYTPAVPLADGVHQAKVQVKDLSGNQTTKIWTFQVDTGASKLLYTTPTALYTGETYTVDIKAKNASMIKSANISFNFDPSKVDNLQVVIGNKLSSGELTPTVDSISGTVSLNINDLSSLGLTDQDNLAQIKYLVKPNATEMHVLGFKAGNIAFTNTGNTIFPFFGLPIQSTIKNKLQLSWNYDGIVQGFNTEFKVIDENGKPVADAKLSADGVDIGTTNAEGILTTDALTKVVKSYQLQANEGISYSSVMPFKVSALSGTPNPKNINISMGEDPSVSRAFTWQTIPTTTGTVVDIVKQSEFTDFNQPNVKSFSGTSSLYNTYDIGTVRVHKASAIGLEPGTTYVYRVGDGQGNYSQQGAFHTAGSAEDPLKFLYFTDSQAADQAGYTLWGNTVKKALEDNPDSKFMMHVGDMVDSGFKETEWNMWFGAVQQQLLNTTLVAAIGNHEAMQNGNNDFMSHFNQPGNGLPSLKGSNFSFDYGDAHFVVLNSEEKYQEQADWLKQDLSSTNKKWKIAFFHRGPYGSIYDTEIVRKLWAPVFEENGVDLVMNGHDHIYLRTQMKNGKKVEQGSGTAYVVGGSTGPKFYSLTARPWHDKTDEEQTQMYSSVEIVGNQLTFITKTVQGRIVDQFTLQKTVVPTEVTIDTPNATITEGESLQLRATVKPDNLVNKNVIWSVVQASPDDAVTVSQDGKVTGVHKGTAIVRATSVLDNVYGESSIVISSITDPVTDPVQVKIDQENLSFSVGSKVKLAATVLPDNATHKAVTWSVVDSSPDDAVTVSQDGTVTGIREGMAIVRATSVIDSVYGESNITVTAPSVINPNNVIINSPSESLYAGQQMQLTATVMPEDAFNKNVTWSIVNGSDTSAISISAEGSLTAVRPGTAIVRATSVIDSVYGEKMITVNDYPAGSGALPPVSTPVPWDKDSIVTSDELRESLQNGVATLTTDNPLQRIQLPVDAGDILNGAPLQLIAPNVTLTIPFAFIKEQSQNGLISLSFNQDTAETTKQTISSLSQQAFAQLHASGQAFTVGMELKSKDGKTKAITSYSPSLQLKLSVDRSQNSKLVGIYEILDNGKLLYVGGTIKEGHILANVDRAGKYVVLEFNKSFADIKPDFWAKDVINELAAKQLVNGVSSTEFSPAGIVTRAEFISMLVRILGIEDQGSTSFIDVPEHIWYAEAVVAAVKAGIASGVSSTSFKPEASITREEMAVMMVRAYEYATKQKAQKSSNSNSYKDLNNAAPWSRDSIIAANTLGLLQGRSETAFSPRGITSRAESAQAIYNLFVKLSSK; this is encoded by the coding sequence ATGATTAGAAATCTTCAAAGAAAATTCGCTTTACTCCTATCCACACTATTGATGCTGTCCGTATTTTTTCCATTTGGGCAAGCTTTTGCAGATTCGAGTGGAAGCTACGGTCAAATCTTAGACAAGAGAAGCTCTGAGATTGGTCCAGGGGCTACTTACAATTGGTATAATCTGAAAGACTCAAATGGTCTACAAAAGATAGAAACTATTGAATTCGATCCAGCTAACCCTGCCCTTCAGCTACAGCCTGGCTTGAAGAGCAATGGTAAAGTGTATGGCATGACAGGTGTCACCAAAATGGCGAACAATGCCGATAAGCCTGGCAACAAAGTCATTGCCGGTATTAATGGTGACTTCTACGATTTAGCTAACGGTGTACCACTCGGGTTCTTTATGGGAGACGGCAGAATCCTGATCAGTCCCCCTTCTGATTGGAATGCATTCGCCGTAAAAGCGGATGGTACGACAATGTACGGTCCAAGTCCTACATTAACCCGCACAGTAAAGATTAATGGCCAAACTAAATCCATTACTGATATAAACCGTACTCGCGGGACCAATAGTCTTAATTTATACACTTTCGATTACAACAGCTCAACTGCGACTTCCGACCTTGGCGATGAAGTCGTTCTGAACATTGTTAGCGGAGATATGAGAAGCGGTCAAACGTTAGCACTTGAAGTTGCTAGTGTTAAAAAGGGAAAAGGAGATACTCCTTTGGTAGCTGGGCAAGTTGTTCTGTCTGCCGCAGGAACCTCGCGCTCCTTCCTTGATGCTCTAAAGCCTGGAGATCAGGTGACTATAAGCCTGCAGCTTAGCTCCAGTTGGAATGATGTAATCATGTCAATTGGTGGTAGTACAATGCTGGTCATAGATGGCGTCGTTCCAGCTATAGCAGATCCCACTGTTGCTCCACGTACAGCAATTGGAACGAAAGCCGATGGGAAGGTTATCTTATTCGAGGTTGATGGCAGACAGCCAGGCTTCAGCGAGGGGGTTACTTTACAACAGCTGGGACAACTCATGAAAGATATGGGTGCCGTTACCGCTATGAATCTGGATGGAGGTGGATCTTCCACCATGGTCGTTCGCCCAGCAGGCGAGATCATGCGTAAAATAATGAACAGCCCCTCAGACGGCGGAGAACGTTCTACCTCCAACGGTATTTTATTAGTCAACAAGGCTGCGGAAGGTCCAGCAACCAAGCTTGTTGTCACACCGAATCTGGAACGCGTCCTGACTGGAACGACCTCTGTCTTATTTTTATCTCTTGGAGTAGATAATAATATTCACCCCGCTACTTCAACGGGCACGCCCGTATGGTCGGCCGACCCAGCTATCGGAACCATCGATTCTACTACAGGGCGGCTTACAGCAGGTAATTTGCCAGGAATCGGAGCTATTTCCGTAACCGCTAACGGGATATCTGGCACAGCTCAGGTCGAAGTCGTGGACCATCTGACGGAGCTTCAATTCCCTGATAAGCTTAAAACCTTCTCACCAGGAAAATCAGAGAAGCTTAAAGTCGCCGCATTAAAAGAGGGTCAAGTCATTCAAGCCGACAACAGCCTGCTTCAATGGAGTGCCGATCCAAGCATTGGCACCATCGATTCAAATGGAGTATTCACTGCCACTACTGGCACTGAGAAAACAGGTAAAATAACAGTTGCCTATAAAGGAGTTTCGGCTAGCCTGGACGTCAATGTCGGAATTCCGCCCGTTATCCTAGAGGATTTCGAGAAAGGTCTGGACAGATATAAAATAACTTCCGGTGCACAATATGTAAAATCGATCGCAAGCATCGAGACAGAAAATGAAGATTTCATTCGATTTGGTAAGGGATCCTTGAAGCTGGATTATGATTTTACCGGTACACCGGGAACTTCAGGCTCTTATTTACAAACTAGCAGTACAGCTAACAACATCGAAATTCAGGGTTACCCCGAAAAAATAAGTATGTGGGTGTACGGGGATGGCAAAAAACACTGGTTACGTTCTCAGATTAGAGACGCCAAGGGTGCGATAGCTCTTGATTTTGTAGATCAAACAACAGGCATCAACTTTACAGGGTGGAAGTATTTAGAAGCGGCTGTCCCTAAAGGAAGAGAGCTTCCGCTGACGATGGATATGCCGGTTCGTTATATGGAAACTTCTGCTGCTAAGAAGGATGCAGGAACTATCTATATTGACCAAATTCGTGCGTTGTACGGGCCTGCCAACGATGATATGGATCCGCCGATTATTAGGAATATAACACCTGCTGAAGGAGCTATTATTACAAAAAATCAACCGGAGATTTCCGTTATTGCCGAGGACTTTGGCTACGACAAATCTAAGCATCCCGGAACGACTTTAATCGATCCGGATAAAATTCGTATGTATATAGATGGTAGTCAGGTTCATCCAACGCTATACCCACCAGAAGGTCGTATTTTTTATACACCAGCAGTCCCTCTTGCTGATGGCGTTCATCAGGCGAAAGTTCAGGTGAAGGATCTTTCGGGCAACCAAACTACTAAAATATGGACCTTCCAAGTCGACACTGGTGCTTCAAAGCTTCTATATACGACGCCGACTGCGCTGTATACAGGTGAAACGTATACGGTTGATATTAAAGCAAAGAATGCTTCAATGATTAAGAGCGCGAATATTTCATTTAATTTTGATCCTTCGAAAGTAGATAATTTGCAAGTCGTCATCGGAAACAAATTATCCAGTGGGGAATTAACGCCCACAGTAGACTCTATCTCAGGCACAGTCTCGTTGAATATCAATGACTTAAGCTCACTAGGATTAACGGATCAAGATAATCTCGCACAAATTAAATACCTTGTGAAACCAAATGCCACTGAAATGCATGTTCTTGGCTTTAAAGCGGGCAACATCGCATTTACGAATACCGGTAATACTATTTTCCCATTCTTCGGATTGCCAATTCAGTCAACTATCAAGAATAAGCTACAGTTATCTTGGAACTATGATGGCATTGTTCAGGGCTTTAACACTGAGTTTAAGGTCATTGACGAGAACGGGAAGCCAGTGGCCGATGCCAAGCTAAGTGCTGATGGCGTAGACATAGGCACGACCAATGCTGAGGGTATTCTTACGACTGACGCATTAACTAAAGTCGTTAAAAGCTACCAACTGCAAGCGAATGAAGGCATTTCTTACAGCTCAGTCATGCCTTTCAAAGTATCAGCTCTATCCGGTACTCCAAACCCAAAAAACATTAATATTTCAATGGGCGAGGACCCTTCTGTATCCCGTGCTTTTACATGGCAGACCATTCCAACAACTACCGGGACTGTCGTGGATATTGTAAAGCAATCTGAATTCACGGATTTCAACCAGCCGAACGTTAAGTCATTCTCAGGGACGAGCAGCTTGTACAATACTTATGACATTGGTACTGTTCGCGTTCATAAAGCATCAGCGATAGGGCTTGAGCCTGGTACCACGTATGTATACCGAGTCGGCGACGGTCAAGGAAATTACAGCCAACAAGGAGCATTCCATACCGCTGGAAGTGCAGAAGACCCTTTGAAGTTCTTATACTTTACTGATTCGCAAGCAGCAGATCAAGCGGGTTACACTCTGTGGGGAAATACCGTAAAGAAGGCTCTTGAAGACAATCCTGATTCAAAATTTATGATGCATGTTGGCGACATGGTCGACAGTGGCTTTAAGGAAACGGAATGGAACATGTGGTTCGGTGCCGTTCAGCAGCAATTACTGAATACGACGCTTGTAGCGGCGATAGGTAACCATGAAGCTATGCAGAATGGCAATAACGATTTCATGTCCCATTTCAATCAGCCCGGAAACGGACTCCCTTCACTTAAGGGTAGCAATTTCTCCTTCGACTACGGAGATGCACATTTTGTCGTATTGAACAGTGAAGAGAAGTACCAAGAACAGGCAGATTGGTTAAAGCAGGATCTATCAAGCACGAATAAAAAGTGGAAAATTGCTTTCTTCCATCGTGGGCCTTACGGCAGTATTTACGATACGGAGATCGTAAGGAAATTATGGGCCCCTGTTTTCGAGGAAAATGGCGTTGATTTGGTCATGAACGGACATGATCATATCTACTTGAGGACTCAAATGAAAAATGGTAAAAAGGTAGAGCAGGGCAGCGGAACAGCTTATGTCGTTGGCGGATCCACCGGGCCCAAATTCTACTCCTTAACAGCTCGACCATGGCACGACAAAACCGACGAGGAACAAACTCAAATGTATTCCTCTGTTGAAATTGTGGGCAATCAATTAACGTTTATTACTAAAACCGTTCAAGGACGCATTGTAGACCAGTTCACACTTCAAAAGACAGTAGTACCGACTGAGGTAACCATCGATACACCGAATGCCACCATTACTGAGGGAGAATCGTTGCAGCTCCGAGCGACTGTTAAGCCGGACAATCTCGTCAACAAGAATGTCATTTGGTCCGTTGTTCAGGCATCTCCTGATGACGCAGTTACTGTGAGCCAAGATGGTAAAGTAACGGGTGTTCACAAAGGAACAGCAATTGTGCGAGCAACAAGTGTTTTAGATAATGTATACGGTGAAAGCAGTATCGTCATCAGTTCGATAACAGATCCAGTTACGGATCCTGTTCAGGTTAAGATTGATCAAGAAAACCTAAGCTTTAGCGTCGGCAGCAAGGTGAAGCTTGCAGCAACGGTACTTCCAGATAATGCAACTCACAAAGCCGTCACTTGGTCTGTTGTCGATAGCTCGCCCGATGACGCAGTAACGGTAAGCCAAGACGGTACAGTTACTGGCATACGCGAGGGGATGGCCATTGTTCGTGCAACAAGTGTCATTGACAGCGTATATGGCGAGAGTAACATTACGGTTACCGCACCTTCGGTGATTAATCCTAACAACGTTATTATTAACTCCCCTAGCGAGAGCTTGTACGCAGGACAACAGATGCAACTGACAGCGACAGTTATGCCTGAGGATGCGTTTAATAAAAACGTCACATGGTCTATCGTAAATGGATCTGATACTAGCGCTATTTCAATTAGTGCAGAGGGCAGCTTAACTGCCGTACGACCAGGAACAGCGATTGTTCGTGCAACTAGCGTAATTGATAGCGTGTATGGTGAAAAAATGATAACCGTTAACGATTATCCTGCTGGTTCTGGAGCTTTGCCTCCTGTCAGTACTCCCGTTCCTTGGGATAAGGATTCGATCGTGACGTCTGATGAATTAAGGGAATCGCTGCAGAACGGAGTTGCGACTCTGACAACAGATAACCCGCTTCAGAGAATACAGCTTCCAGTGGATGCTGGGGATATTTTGAATGGTGCGCCGCTTCAACTCATTGCACCTAATGTCACTTTAACCATTCCATTCGCTTTCATTAAAGAACAATCCCAGAATGGTTTAATTTCACTTAGCTTTAATCAAGACACGGCAGAGACAACTAAGCAAACTATTTCAAGTTTATCCCAACAAGCATTTGCACAGCTTCATGCATCTGGACAGGCTTTCACAGTCGGAATGGAATTGAAGTCTAAAGACGGTAAGACCAAAGCAATAACGTCTTATTCACCTTCACTACAGCTAAAGCTCTCTGTCGATCGTTCTCAGAATTCGAAGCTGGTAGGTATTTATGAAATCCTAGACAACGGCAAGCTTCTCTACGTTGGTGGTACGATAAAAGAAGGTCACATTCTGGCTAATGTAGACCGCGCTGGTAAATATGTCGTACTTGAATTCAACAAAAGCTTCGCCGATATTAAACCCGACTTCTGGGCGAAGGACGTCATAAATGAGCTTGCTGCGAAACAGCTAGTCAATGGCGTTAGCTCAACCGAATTCTCCCCGGCGGGAATTGTGACAAGAGCAGAGTTTATCTCCATGCTTGTCCGTATATTAGGAATTGAAGATCAGGGCTCAACCAGCTTTATCGACGTACCTGAGCATATCTGGTATGCAGAAGCAGTTGTAGCAGCTGTGAAAGCAGGGATCGCCAGCGGCGTAAGCTCGACATCGTTCAAGCCGGAAGCATCCATTACACGTGAGGAAATGGCCGTTATGATGGTTCGTGCTTACGAGTATGCGACCAAACAGAAAGCTCAGAAATCCTCAAATAGTAACAGCTATAAGGATTTGAATAACGCCGCTCCATGGTCAAGAGATTCAATAATTGCAGCAAACACGCTCGGACTCTTGCAGGGCCGAAGCGAGACTGCGTTCTCCCCGAGAGGTATCACATCCAGAGCAGAGAGCGCGCAAGCTATATACAATTTGTTTGTGAAGCTTTCTTCGAAATAA
- a CDS encoding RNA polymerase sigma factor has product MESQPEFQYLAFTEHLDKTELYNLMTQYGDDVRKYAYAITKNREQAKDIAQEVFIKVFHNVGSFKGQSSLKTWLFTITRNLAINEMKSSYMRRIVLFNWVKPQGMGESAESVFLGEQSTREIREIIMSLSIKLREVLILTLEHELTMVEIAKLLNISEGTVKSRLHRARKAVDNKWKGTEQ; this is encoded by the coding sequence ATGGAGTCTCAACCGGAATTTCAATATTTGGCGTTTACGGAGCACCTTGATAAGACCGAGCTTTATAATTTGATGACGCAGTATGGTGACGATGTGAGGAAGTATGCGTATGCCATCACCAAAAACCGAGAGCAGGCAAAGGATATTGCACAGGAAGTATTCATTAAAGTATTTCATAATGTAGGCTCGTTCAAAGGCCAGTCCTCTCTTAAAACTTGGCTTTTCACAATTACAAGAAACTTAGCTATTAATGAGATGAAGTCGAGCTATATGCGCCGTATTGTTCTGTTTAACTGGGTAAAGCCGCAAGGGATGGGAGAGTCGGCAGAGTCGGTCTTTCTTGGAGAGCAATCCACCCGAGAGATCAGAGAGATTATTATGAGCCTTTCCATTAAGCTTCGAGAGGTTCTGATTCTAACACTGGAGCATGAACTGACAATGGTAGAGATAGCAAAGCTATTGAATATTTCGGAAGGCACGGTCAAATCAAGATTACATCGGGCGCGCAAAGCTGTTGACAATAAATGGAAGGGGACGGAACAATGA